In Enterobacter sp. 638, a single window of DNA contains:
- a CDS encoding fimbrial protein: MKKLISLVFVAVLQGVTFNALAGACALQAPIEASNLTIPLVIQLPAQSATAATGTVLYKKEASLAQLTGSHHLISNECVNKVRKTLAGRMTTTQSGSGVFNTPSVGLGLRITLIFDKPNHPHKEWVLPFNSPVSDLAADAITTDDIKIRLEAIKTGIIKSGIANVQLPSLLSLNDNSLVVNLALKILPVKSHCSIEMVNPQVDLPPIDAATIDKQKKSVAYPANINLLCLNTQRASINIEGNNNSDLPSVFNNIAKDNPATGVGVEMLYNGSTLTPGTPVEIALPNQSNFALPISVRYARLNEKISQGNVKTQITLRINYL, translated from the coding sequence ATGAAAAAGCTCATTTCTCTGGTCTTTGTCGCAGTACTACAAGGCGTGACGTTCAATGCGTTGGCGGGCGCGTGTGCCCTTCAGGCCCCTATTGAAGCAAGCAACTTAACGATTCCTTTAGTTATTCAGTTGCCCGCACAAAGCGCAACGGCCGCTACGGGCACCGTTTTATATAAGAAAGAGGCATCGCTTGCACAATTAACCGGTTCGCATCATCTCATTTCGAATGAATGCGTAAATAAAGTCAGAAAGACGCTCGCGGGTCGCATGACCACGACGCAGTCAGGCTCGGGTGTGTTTAATACCCCTTCCGTTGGGCTTGGCCTGCGTATTACGCTGATCTTCGACAAACCGAATCATCCGCATAAAGAGTGGGTTCTGCCGTTCAACAGCCCGGTGAGCGATCTCGCGGCAGATGCCATCACAACGGATGATATTAAAATACGCCTGGAAGCGATCAAAACGGGAATCATTAAGAGCGGCATAGCCAATGTGCAATTGCCGTCATTACTTTCTCTCAATGATAATTCACTGGTGGTGAATCTGGCGCTGAAAATACTGCCGGTAAAATCCCATTGTTCTATCGAGATGGTTAATCCCCAGGTGGACTTGCCGCCCATTGATGCAGCAACCATTGATAAGCAGAAAAAATCAGTCGCCTATCCGGCCAATATAAATCTACTGTGCCTCAACACTCAACGCGCAAGCATTAATATTGAAGGCAATAATAATTCCGACTTACCGTCTGTATTTAATAACATTGCCAAGGATAATCCCGCGACCGGTGTTGGCGTAGAAATGCTCTATAACGGCAGCACGTTAACTCCCGGTACCCCGGTTGAAATTGCATTACCGAACCAAAGTAATTTTGCATTACCAATTAGCGTTCGTTATGCGCGTTTAAACGAGAAGATTTCTCAAGGCAACGTCAAGACGCAAATAACATTACGTATTAACTATCTTTAA
- a CDS encoding fimbria/pilus outer membrane usher protein, with amino-acid sequence MRCVKFTWLMPFAVSAVCSQSAWSGEHFDPGLLQSVNGNAVINDTALLSQGFQPPGTYSVHIDVNGKSVLVSSVRFEANSDKQLVACLSFETYKKLGVDMSKLKSGAEDNALKGACVSIEEQIPGAKSNFDFSKLKLEIALPQTVLHDDSLQGVPPEEWDDGIPALITMYQLSGQQYIKHSSETTDALYANLTNGINIGRWRYRNNATASKEEGWQNISNYVETAIRPLKGELTIGDASTPGDIFDSLLIRGVQLSSDDEMTPDQLTGFAPLIRGIAKSNARVTVRENGNVIYQRSVPAGPFVITDLSSVSNGGKLDVTITEADGSETHSTVSYSNVPQLLRAGQLKYSVSAGKYLSSSSGVEKKPEVLQSTLSLGLPLSTTLYGGSQFHEKFRAFSLGLGFDLQRAGGVAVDVTKSKGSHENMDKTEGEMVRLTYRNSIPESDTQIQMDSRFYANKYQSFSDWANSGEEFRDSNKRREYNLTVNQSVNDEHSFFATLSRSENLDNTVSRMWQLGWNGAFKIASFSLAYSMTRDDSVAKWDKQLSLTLSVPFSELFPKAQPMVSLTTMSALEGDISNQLGVSGKVGDRQDLNWNTQLSYSAQKDQSATQSASAGMNYQGRYGDLDVTWNGDDHQSVSWNASGNLVAHRHGITAGRYSNGSMALVAIPGAPDVTLDGGQNTMTDSRGYAIVPDLRTYHRNPLNIDTRASKSVDFASTSTQVTPTKDAVVLAQFTAIIGRKVVMTVKHNGEFLPFGARARIEGSDSVYYVGDQGQVYVNAAPEKGVVSFKWGDKQTCSVPFEIDTQDKALPITLLSLECH; translated from the coding sequence ATGCGCTGCGTTAAATTTACATGGTTGATGCCTTTTGCCGTTTCAGCAGTGTGCTCTCAATCGGCCTGGTCAGGTGAACATTTTGATCCAGGTTTATTACAGTCAGTTAATGGGAATGCGGTAATTAACGATACCGCACTTCTCAGCCAGGGTTTTCAACCTCCGGGTACCTACTCCGTTCATATTGATGTGAATGGGAAAAGTGTATTGGTCAGCAGTGTCCGATTTGAGGCAAACAGTGATAAGCAGCTTGTTGCCTGCCTCTCATTCGAGACATATAAAAAGCTTGGAGTGGATATGAGTAAACTCAAATCTGGAGCCGAAGATAACGCACTGAAAGGTGCATGTGTCTCTATTGAAGAACAGATCCCTGGCGCAAAATCCAACTTCGACTTCTCTAAGCTTAAATTAGAAATTGCCCTGCCTCAGACCGTTTTACATGACGATTCGCTGCAAGGTGTACCACCCGAAGAGTGGGACGATGGTATTCCGGCATTAATTACCATGTATCAGCTCTCTGGCCAGCAATACATCAAGCACAGCAGCGAAACGACTGATGCGCTTTATGCCAACCTCACCAACGGTATCAATATTGGTCGCTGGCGCTATCGTAATAACGCCACGGCCAGTAAAGAAGAGGGCTGGCAGAACATCAGCAATTATGTTGAAACCGCCATTCGTCCGCTGAAAGGCGAGTTAACCATTGGTGATGCCAGCACGCCTGGTGACATTTTCGATAGCCTGCTTATCCGCGGTGTTCAACTCAGCTCAGACGATGAGATGACGCCAGACCAGCTAACCGGTTTTGCCCCATTGATTCGCGGAATTGCGAAGAGCAATGCGCGTGTCACGGTCAGAGAAAATGGCAACGTCATTTATCAGCGTTCCGTTCCTGCTGGGCCATTTGTTATCACCGATCTGTCGTCGGTCTCAAACGGCGGCAAACTCGACGTCACCATCACCGAAGCCGATGGCTCCGAAACGCACAGCACGGTGTCCTACTCGAACGTGCCGCAGCTTCTTCGCGCAGGGCAGCTGAAATACAGCGTCTCCGCCGGTAAATATTTATCGAGTTCGTCTGGCGTTGAGAAAAAACCCGAAGTTTTACAGTCGACACTTTCATTGGGTCTTCCGCTCAGCACCACCCTTTATGGCGGCAGCCAGTTCCATGAGAAATTCCGTGCGTTCAGTCTGGGCTTGGGCTTTGACTTACAGCGTGCAGGCGGCGTCGCGGTCGATGTGACCAAAAGTAAGGGCAGCCACGAGAATATGGATAAAACGGAAGGCGAGATGGTTCGACTCACCTACCGCAACAGCATTCCTGAATCGGACACTCAGATTCAGATGGACAGTCGTTTTTACGCGAACAAGTATCAGTCATTCAGCGACTGGGCTAACTCTGGTGAAGAGTTTAGAGATTCGAATAAACGCCGCGAATACAACCTGACGGTCAACCAGTCGGTGAACGATGAGCACAGTTTCTTCGCCACGCTTAGCCGTTCGGAGAATCTCGACAACACGGTGTCCCGAATGTGGCAGTTGGGCTGGAATGGCGCGTTCAAAATAGCCAGTTTCTCCCTTGCGTACAGCATGACGCGTGATGACAGTGTGGCCAAATGGGATAAACAGCTCTCACTGACCCTGTCCGTTCCTTTCAGCGAGTTATTCCCAAAAGCGCAGCCGATGGTCAGCCTGACCACGATGTCAGCGCTTGAAGGTGATATCTCGAATCAGCTTGGGGTGAGCGGAAAAGTGGGCGATCGCCAGGATCTGAACTGGAATACCCAGCTCTCCTATTCTGCGCAAAAAGATCAGTCTGCCACGCAAAGCGCTTCTGCGGGCATGAACTATCAAGGTCGCTACGGCGATCTCGATGTGACCTGGAATGGTGATGACCACCAGTCGGTCTCGTGGAACGCGTCCGGTAATTTGGTGGCTCACCGCCACGGTATCACCGCCGGGCGTTATTCCAATGGCAGCATGGCGCTGGTTGCGATTCCTGGCGCGCCGGACGTCACGCTCGATGGCGGGCAGAACACGATGACCGACTCACGCGGATACGCGATTGTTCCCGATCTGCGCACATATCATCGCAACCCGCTGAATATCGATACGCGTGCCAGCAAAAGTGTCGACTTTGCCAGTACGTCGACGCAAGTCACCCCAACCAAAGACGCCGTTGTGCTTGCGCAGTTCACCGCGATTATCGGTCGCAAAGTTGTGATGACGGTTAAACACAACGGCGAATTCCTGCCGTTTGGCGCACGGGCACGTATTGAAGGCAGTGACAGCGTCTATTACGTGGGCGATCAGGGTCAGGTGTATGTCAACGCCGCCCCTGAGAAAGGCGTTGTCAGTTTCAAATGGGGTGATAAGCAGACCTGTTCCGTTCCGTTTGAAATAGACACGCAGGATAAAGCGCTGCCAATAACATTACTTTCACTGGAATGTCATTAA
- a CDS encoding molecular chaperone, with protein sequence MKQSILASILATFLWSSVSHASLTLNVDRLVYKENEGDASLTIHSTEERAYLIQSWLDAGDSTVKKDLPFVVTPPLFRLAPHSDNVIRIMYLGNGLPKDRESLYWLDVKGVPGLNDEESKAESRMVLAINNRIKFFFRPAGLKGDQGDAMKQLHWSQSGSTITAKNDSPFYLVLNNIVCDKETIPVSVVDNNTVIQPFGSKSFKLKHAPAAGSNVEWNALNDFGIASNTFTQRF encoded by the coding sequence ATGAAACAATCAATTCTCGCATCAATACTGGCTACTTTTTTATGGTCAAGTGTATCTCATGCTTCTTTAACCCTTAATGTGGATCGCCTTGTCTATAAAGAAAATGAAGGCGATGCTTCTCTGACGATTCACAGTACAGAAGAGCGTGCCTATCTCATTCAGTCATGGCTTGATGCGGGTGACAGTACGGTCAAAAAAGATTTACCGTTTGTCGTGACGCCGCCATTATTCCGCCTGGCGCCTCACAGCGATAACGTTATTCGCATTATGTACTTAGGTAACGGCCTGCCGAAAGACCGCGAAAGTCTTTACTGGTTAGACGTTAAGGGCGTGCCGGGTCTTAATGATGAAGAATCTAAAGCTGAAAGCCGCATGGTTCTGGCGATTAACAATCGTATTAAATTCTTTTTCCGACCGGCGGGACTGAAAGGCGATCAGGGTGATGCAATGAAGCAATTACACTGGTCACAATCAGGCAGCACAATTACAGCCAAAAATGATTCACCCTTCTATTTAGTGCTGAATAATATTGTCTGCGACAAAGAGACGATACCGGTTTCTGTTGTGGATAATAATACGGTTATTCAGCCGTTCGGTAGTAAATCATTTAAGCTGAAACACGCTCCCGCAGCTGGTTCAAATGTTGAATGGAATGCGCTTAATGACTTTGGTATTGCGTCTAATACCTTTACGCAGCGTTTTTAA
- a CDS encoding fimbrial protein — MKLRIALLAAICISSCASAYAQDTSADLQINGTVNNTESACALSLSSSALALKAVNVSALPAQGGDSVDVSHTDSLGIRMVGDKCKTTGLKFIGNTDKTEGNTLLNSLTADTSAKGVGVGVYNAYGHAIDFSQTLAPSWTVFNGNYAIYMRLVKLTGETPTMGDVQSSLTVQLENL, encoded by the coding sequence ATGAAACTAAGAATAGCATTATTAGCCGCTATTTGCATATCAAGCTGTGCATCTGCTTATGCGCAAGATACTTCAGCAGATTTACAGATTAATGGTACCGTTAATAATACAGAGTCTGCCTGTGCATTATCATTAAGCTCTTCAGCCTTAGCCTTAAAAGCTGTCAATGTCTCCGCATTACCTGCACAAGGTGGTGACAGCGTAGACGTTAGCCACACTGATTCGCTTGGCATCCGTATGGTCGGCGATAAATGTAAAACCACAGGCCTTAAGTTTATCGGTAATACCGATAAAACCGAAGGCAATACCTTATTAAATAGTTTAACAGCTGACACTTCCGCAAAAGGCGTAGGGGTTGGGGTCTATAATGCTTATGGTCACGCAATTGACTTTAGCCAAACGCTAGCTCCATCCTGGACGGTTTTCAATGGAAATTACGCTATTTATATGCGCTTAGTAAAACTTACGGGTGAAACCCCAACCATGGGTGACGTTCAGTCATCATTAACGGTTCAGTTAGAAAACCTGTAA
- the recG gene encoding ATP-dependent DNA helicase RecG: MKGRLLDAIPLNSLTGVGAAQSSKLAKIGLHTVQDLLLHLPLRYEDRTQLYAIGDLLPGIYATVEGEILNCNVTFGGRRMMTCQISDGSGILTLRFFNFSAAMKNGLAAGRRVLAYGEAKRGKFGAEMIHPEYRVQGDLSTPELQETLTPVYPTTEGIKQATLRKLTDQALELLDTCAITELLPPELAQGMMSLPEAIRTLHRPPPSLQLSDLESGQHPAQRRLILEELLAHNLSMLALRAGAQRFHALPLTARDDLKDKLLASLPFKPTHAQARVTAEIEHDLAQDVPMMRLVQGDVGSGKTLVAALAALRAIAHGKQVALMAPTELLAEQHANNFRSWFAPLGVEVGWLAGKQKGKARIAQQEAIASGLVQMIVGTHAIFQEQVKFKGLALVIIDEQHRFGVHQRLALWEKGLQQGFHPHQLIMTATPIPRTLAMTAYADLDTSTIDELPPGRTPVTTVAIPDTRRSDIIDRVRNACTQEGRQAYWVCTLIEESELLEAQAAEVTWEDLKLALPELQIGLVHGRMKSADKQQVMQRFKQGELHLLIATTVIEVGVDVPNASLMIIENPERLGLAQLHQLRGRVGRGAVASHCVLLFKSPLSKTAQMRLQVLRDSNDGFVIAQKDLEIRGPGELLGTRQTGNAEFKVADLLRDQAMIPEVQRLARHIHERYPQQATALIERWMPETERYSNA; this comes from the coding sequence ATGAAGGGCCGCCTGCTGGACGCTATCCCGCTAAATTCACTGACGGGTGTTGGCGCGGCGCAAAGTAGCAAACTCGCAAAAATCGGCCTGCACACCGTACAAGATCTCCTGCTTCACCTCCCTTTACGTTACGAAGACCGCACTCAGCTTTATGCCATCGGCGATCTCCTTCCCGGTATTTATGCCACGGTTGAAGGTGAAATCCTGAACTGCAACGTCACCTTTGGCGGTCGTCGAATGATGACCTGCCAGATCAGCGATGGCTCCGGCATCCTCACCCTGCGCTTTTTCAATTTCAGTGCGGCAATGAAAAACGGTCTTGCTGCAGGAAGACGAGTACTGGCCTACGGCGAAGCAAAACGCGGTAAATTCGGCGCGGAGATGATCCACCCGGAATATCGCGTGCAGGGCGATCTCTCCACTCCTGAATTACAAGAAACGTTAACGCCGGTTTATCCGACAACCGAAGGTATCAAGCAAGCAACGCTGCGCAAACTAACCGATCAAGCCCTTGAACTGCTTGATACCTGCGCTATTACCGAATTGCTGCCGCCTGAGTTGGCGCAAGGAATGATGAGCCTGCCTGAAGCGATTCGTACCCTGCACCGTCCGCCTCCCTCTTTGCAGCTCAGTGATTTAGAAAGTGGTCAACATCCGGCGCAACGGCGTCTTATCCTTGAAGAATTACTGGCCCATAACCTGAGCATGCTGGCGCTTCGCGCTGGCGCGCAACGTTTTCATGCGTTGCCGCTCACCGCCCGTGATGATTTAAAAGATAAGCTGCTGGCCTCACTGCCGTTTAAACCCACCCATGCGCAAGCACGCGTCACAGCCGAAATTGAGCATGATTTGGCGCAAGATGTACCCATGATGCGCCTGGTGCAGGGTGATGTGGGTTCCGGTAAAACGCTGGTTGCCGCCCTGGCTGCCTTACGCGCAATCGCACACGGCAAACAGGTGGCATTGATGGCACCGACGGAGCTGCTCGCCGAACAGCATGCCAACAACTTTCGTAGCTGGTTTGCGCCACTTGGCGTAGAAGTTGGCTGGCTGGCCGGTAAACAAAAGGGCAAAGCGCGAATCGCACAGCAAGAAGCGATTGCCAGCGGCTTGGTGCAAATGATCGTCGGGACTCACGCTATTTTCCAGGAGCAGGTGAAGTTTAAGGGTCTTGCTCTGGTCATTATTGACGAACAACACCGCTTTGGTGTCCATCAACGTCTGGCGCTCTGGGAAAAAGGGCTGCAGCAGGGGTTTCACCCACACCAGTTGATCATGACCGCCACCCCGATCCCGCGCACGCTGGCGATGACTGCCTACGCCGATCTGGATACCTCGACGATTGACGAATTGCCACCTGGCCGTACGCCAGTCACGACGGTGGCCATCCCTGACACCCGTCGCAGCGATATTATCGACCGTGTACGCAACGCCTGTACCCAGGAAGGCCGCCAGGCTTACTGGGTGTGCACATTAATTGAAGAGTCAGAACTGCTTGAAGCCCAGGCGGCAGAAGTCACGTGGGAAGATCTGAAGCTGGCGCTACCTGAACTCCAGATCGGGCTAGTGCATGGTCGTATGAAATCGGCTGATAAACAGCAGGTGATGCAGCGCTTTAAGCAGGGCGAATTGCATTTACTGATTGCAACCACGGTGATTGAAGTGGGGGTGGATGTCCCCAATGCCAGCCTGATGATTATTGAAAACCCGGAACGATTGGGCCTTGCGCAACTTCATCAGCTTCGGGGTCGTGTCGGACGTGGTGCGGTAGCCTCACACTGTGTACTGCTCTTCAAATCTCCCCTCTCCAAAACTGCGCAAATGCGTCTGCAAGTGTTACGTGACAGCAACGACGGTTTCGTTATTGCCCAAAAGGACCTGGAAATACGGGGTCCAGGCGAACTGCTGGGGACGCGCCAGACCGGTAACGCAGAATTCAAAGTCGCGGACTTATTACGCGATCAGGCAATGATTCCGGAAGTTCAGCGGCTGGCGCGACACATTCATGAACGCTACCCCCAACAGGCGACTGCTTTGATTGAACGCTGGATGCCAGAGACTGAACGCTACTCCAATGCTTGA
- the trmH gene encoding tRNA (guanosine(18)-2'-O)-methyltransferase TrmH, with protein MNAQRYARICEMLARRQPDLTVCMEQVHKPHNVSAIVRTADAVGVHEVHAVWPGNRLRTMASSAAGSNSWVTVKTHPTISEAVAQLKASGMQILATHLSDKAVDFREIDYTRPTCILMGQEKTGITQEALDLADRDIIIPMIGMVQSLNVSVASALILYEAQRQRQNAGMYERKNSMLPEEEQQRLLFEGGYPVLARVAKQKQLPYPHVNAQGEIEVDAEWWSTMQYAG; from the coding sequence ATGAATGCACAGCGTTATGCTCGTATCTGCGAAATGCTCGCCAGACGTCAGCCCGATCTGACGGTCTGTATGGAGCAGGTCCATAAACCTCATAACGTTTCTGCCATTGTCCGTACCGCTGATGCCGTGGGTGTACATGAAGTACACGCGGTCTGGCCAGGCAATCGCCTGCGTACCATGGCGTCCAGTGCAGCCGGCAGCAACAGTTGGGTGACGGTCAAAACGCACCCGACGATTTCAGAGGCTGTCGCGCAGTTGAAAGCCTCCGGAATGCAAATCCTGGCCACCCATCTTTCTGATAAAGCGGTTGATTTTCGTGAGATCGATTACACCCGCCCGACCTGTATTTTGATGGGACAAGAGAAAACCGGGATCACCCAGGAAGCGCTGGATCTCGCCGATCGCGACATCATTATCCCGATGATCGGCATGGTTCAGTCTCTGAATGTCTCTGTTGCTTCTGCGTTAATCCTTTATGAGGCGCAGCGCCAACGTCAGAATGCAGGCATGTACGAACGCAAAAACAGCATGCTGCCAGAAGAAGAACAGCAGCGATTGTTGTTTGAAGGCGGATATCCGGTGCTCGCCCGCGTAGCAAAGCAAAAGCAATTGCCCTACCCCCACGTTAACGCGCAGGGCGAAATCGAAGTTGATGCTGAGTGGTGGTCCACAATGCAGTACGCAGGATAA
- the spoT gene encoding bifunctional GTP diphosphokinase/guanosine-3',5'-bis pyrophosphate 3'-pyrophosphohydrolase, whose product MYLFESLNQLIQHYLPEDQIKRLQQAYLVARDAHEGQTRSSGEPYITHPVAVACILAEMKLDYETLMAALLHDVIEDTPATYQDMEQLFGKSVAELVEGVSKLDKLKFRDKKEAQAENFRKMIMAMVQDIRVILIKLADRTHNMRTLGSLRPDKRRRIARETLEIYSPLAHRLGIHHIKTELEELGFEALYPNRYRVIKEVVKAARGNRKEMIQKILSEIEGRLQEAGIPCRVSGREKHLYSIYCKMVLKEQRFHSIMDIYAFRVIVHDSDTCYRVLGQMHSLYKPRPGRVKDYIAIPKANGYQSLHTSMIGPHGVPVEVQIRTEDMDQMAEMGVAAHWAYKEHGETSTTAQIRAQRWMQSLLELQQSAGSSFEFIESVKSDLFPDEIYVFTPEGRIVELPAGATPVDFAYAVHTDIGHACVGARVDRQPYPLSQPLTSGQTVEIITAPGARPNAAWLNFVVSSKARAKIRQLLKNLKRDDSVSLGRRLLNHALGGSRKLAEIPPENIQRELERMKLAALDDLLAEIGLGNAMSVVVAKNLQQGDASSVQSTTQGHGHLPIKGADGVLITFAKCCRPIPGDPIIAHVSPGKGLVIHHESCRNIRGYQKEPEKFMAVEWDKETEQEFITEIKVDMFNHQGALANLTAAINTASSNIQSLNTEEKDGRVYSAFIRLTARDRVHLANIMRKIRVMPDVIKVTRNRN is encoded by the coding sequence TTGTATCTGTTTGAAAGCCTGAATCAGCTGATTCAACACTACCTGCCAGAAGACCAAATCAAACGTCTTCAGCAGGCGTATCTCGTTGCACGTGACGCTCACGAGGGCCAAACACGTTCAAGCGGTGAACCCTATATCACGCACCCGGTAGCGGTGGCCTGTATTCTGGCCGAGATGAAACTCGACTACGAAACGCTAATGGCTGCGCTCCTGCATGACGTGATCGAAGATACCCCCGCCACCTACCAGGATATGGAACAGTTGTTTGGCAAAAGCGTTGCCGAACTGGTGGAAGGGGTTTCTAAGCTTGATAAGCTGAAATTCCGCGACAAGAAAGAGGCGCAAGCCGAAAACTTCCGCAAAATGATCATGGCGATGGTGCAGGATATCCGCGTCATTCTTATCAAACTGGCTGACCGCACCCACAATATGCGCACGTTGGGCTCATTACGCCCGGACAAACGTCGTCGCATTGCCCGCGAAACACTCGAAATCTATAGCCCACTGGCACACCGTTTAGGTATTCATCACATTAAAACTGAGCTTGAAGAGCTGGGTTTTGAAGCGTTGTACCCAAACCGCTACCGTGTGATTAAAGAAGTCGTTAAAGCCGCGCGTGGCAACCGTAAAGAGATGATTCAAAAGATCCTCTCTGAAATTGAAGGACGTTTACAGGAAGCGGGAATACCGTGCCGCGTCAGCGGTCGCGAAAAGCATCTGTACTCCATTTATTGCAAAATGGTGCTCAAAGAGCAGCGTTTTCACTCGATCATGGATATCTACGCGTTTCGCGTAATCGTCCATGACTCGGACACTTGCTACCGTGTTCTCGGTCAGATGCACAGCCTTTACAAACCGCGCCCAGGTCGTGTTAAAGATTACATCGCCATTCCAAAAGCGAACGGCTATCAATCTTTGCATACGTCCATGATTGGTCCACACGGCGTGCCAGTCGAAGTGCAAATCCGCACCGAAGACATGGATCAAATGGCGGAAATGGGTGTTGCAGCGCACTGGGCTTATAAAGAGCACGGTGAAACCAGCACGACCGCGCAAATCCGCGCGCAGCGCTGGATGCAAAGTTTGCTGGAGCTACAACAAAGCGCCGGCAGCTCGTTTGAATTTATCGAGAGCGTCAAATCCGATCTCTTCCCGGATGAGATTTACGTTTTCACACCAGAAGGGCGAATTGTCGAACTGCCCGCAGGCGCTACGCCAGTCGACTTCGCTTATGCCGTGCATACCGATATTGGTCATGCCTGCGTTGGCGCACGCGTAGACCGCCAGCCGTATCCGCTTTCGCAACCGCTCACCAGCGGCCAGACTGTAGAAATCATCACCGCTCCGGGCGCACGCCCGAACGCAGCGTGGTTGAACTTTGTCGTGAGCTCCAAGGCGCGCGCCAAAATCCGCCAGTTGTTGAAAAACCTCAAGCGTGATGATTCCGTCAGCCTGGGCCGCCGTTTGCTTAACCATGCGTTGGGCGGCAGTCGTAAGCTTGCCGAGATCCCGCCAGAGAATATCCAGCGTGAACTGGAGCGAATGAAGCTCGCGGCACTAGACGACCTGCTGGCAGAAATCGGTCTCGGGAATGCGATGAGTGTTGTCGTGGCGAAAAACCTGCAGCAAGGCGATGCCTCTTCTGTACAGTCAACCACGCAGGGCCACGGTCATTTACCGATCAAAGGCGCAGACGGTGTACTGATTACCTTCGCGAAATGCTGTCGACCGATTCCTGGCGACCCGATCATCGCGCACGTGAGCCCGGGCAAAGGCCTGGTTATCCACCACGAATCCTGCCGTAACATCCGTGGTTATCAGAAAGAGCCTGAGAAGTTTATGGCCGTCGAGTGGGATAAAGAGACTGAGCAGGAATTCATCACCGAAATTAAGGTGGATATGTTCAACCACCAGGGTGCGCTGGCTAACCTGACGGCAGCAATCAACACGGCGTCTTCCAATATTCAAAGTCTGAATACAGAAGAAAAAGATGGCCGCGTTTACAGCGCCTTTATCCGTCTGACTGCCCGTGACCGTGTGCATCTGGCAAACATCATGCGTAAAATTCGCGTCATGCCAGACGTCATTAAAGTCACCCGTAACCGAAACTAG
- the rpoZ gene encoding DNA-directed RNA polymerase subunit omega has translation MARVTVQDAVEKIGNRFDLVLVAARRARQMQSGGKDPLVPEENDKTTVIALREIEEGLITNQILDVRERQEQQEQEAAELQAVTAIAEGRR, from the coding sequence TAACTGTTCAGGACGCTGTAGAGAAAATTGGTAACCGTTTTGACCTGGTACTGGTCGCCGCGCGTCGCGCTCGTCAGATGCAGTCCGGCGGCAAAGATCCACTGGTACCAGAAGAAAACGATAAAACCACCGTTATCGCATTGCGCGAAATCGAAGAAGGTCTGATCACCAACCAGATCCTCGACGTACGTGAGCGCCAGGAGCAGCAAGAGCAGGAAGCCGCAGAACTGCAGGCCGTAACCGCCATTGCTGAAGGCCGTCGTTAA